Genomic window (Candidatus Nitrosocosmicus franklandus):
TTTTGCATTACACGTAGAACTTCACTTGAAAACTTTGAAGCTGGTAGTACAATACATTCTCGTTTTCGCCTCATTTCATTGTTATACAATGTAGTAAACAAATTGGATAAAATATTTAAAGCCGGCATGTCTTAGACCTCTATTCGTATTTCCTAAATCCCAATGAATAAGCGACCTCTCTGAAACATCTTCTGCACAACATTAGATCATAAGAACATATCATTCCGCTAAATGATCCACATCTTTTACACCATCTAGTTCCCTTGCCATGTGCTAATTTTTTTCTACCTGTTAAGGCATAATCTCTAATTTTTATCTTCATATAATTTCCACACCAAATTGCGATTTAAAATATTGTATAGCTTCATCTCTTGAAATTCTATGCCTTTTACCTATCTTG
Coding sequences:
- a CDS encoding 30S ribosomal protein S14, giving the protein MKIKIRDYALTGRKKLAHGKGTRWCKRCGSFSGMICSYDLMLCRRCFREVAYSLGFRKYE